In one Mustela lutreola isolate mMusLut2 chromosome 8, mMusLut2.pri, whole genome shotgun sequence genomic region, the following are encoded:
- the PICK1 gene encoding PRKCA-binding protein isoform X1 → MFADLDYDIEEDKLGIPTVPGKVTLQKDAQNLIGISIGGGAQYCPCLYIVQVFDNTPAALDGTVAAGDEITGVNGRSIKGKTKVEVAKMIQEVKGEVTIHYNKLQADPKQGMSLDIVLKKVKHRLVENMSSGTADALGLSRAILCNDGLVKRLEELERTAELYKGMTEHTKNLLRAFYELSQTHRAFGDVFSVIGVREPQPAASEAFVKFADAHRSIEKFGIRLLKTIKPMLTDLNTYLNKAIPDTRLTIKKYLDVKFEYLSYCLKVKEMDDEEYSCIALGEPLYRVSTGNYEYRLILRCRQEARARFSQMRKDVLEKMELLDQKHVQDIVFQLQRLVSTMSKYYNDCYAVLRDADVFPIEVDLAHTTLAYGLGQDEFTDGEDEEDEDDEDTAAGEPSGDARGAAGPLDKGGSWCDS, encoded by the exons ATGTTCGCGGACTTGGATTATGACATCGAGGAGGATAAACT CGGGATCCCGACTGTGCCCGGGAAGGTGACCCTGCAGAAGGACGCCCAGAACCTGATCGGGATCAGCATTGGAGGAGGCGCTCAGTATTGCCCCTGCCTCTATATTGTTCAG GTGTTTGACAACACCCCAGCGGCCCTGGACGGCACTGTGGCAGCCGGTGACGAGATCACCGGGGTCAATGGCAGGTCAATCAAGGGCAAAACCAAGGTGGAAGTGGCGAAGATGATTCAGGAGGTGAAG GGGGAAGTGACGATCCACTACAACAAGCTGCAGGCAGACCCTAAGCAGGGCATGTCCCTGGACATTG TGCTGAAGAAGGTAAAGCATCGCCTGGTGGAGAACATGAGTTCGGGGACCGCAGACGCCCTGGGCCTGAGCCGGGCCATCCTGTGCAACG ACGGGCTTGTGAAGAGGCTGGAGGAGCTGGAGCGGACCGCCGAGCTGTATAAAG GAATGACGGAACACACCAAGAACCTCCTCCGGGCCTTTTATGAGCTGTCACAGACACACCGGG CCTTTGGGGACGTGTTCTCCGTCATCGGGGTGCGGGAGCCCCAGCCAGCAGCGAGTGAGGCTTTCGTGAAGTTTGCCGACGCCCACCGCAGCATCGAGAAGTTCGGCATCCGGCTGCTGAAAACCATCAAGCCG ATGCTGACAGATCTGAACACGTACCTCAACAAAGCCATCCCAGACACTCGCCTCACCATCAAGAAGTACCTGGATGTGAAGTTTGAGTACCTA TCCTACTGCCTGAAGGTGAAGGAGATGGACGACGAGGAGTACAGCTGCATC gccctgggggagcCCCTGTATCGTGTGAGCACTGGCAACTACGAGTACCGCCTGATCCTGCGCTGTCGCCAGGAGGCCCGCGCCCGCTTCTCCCAGATGCGCAAGGACGTGCTGGAGAAGATGGAGTTGCTAGACCAGAAGCACG TCCAGGACATCGTGTTCCAGCTGCAGCGCCTCGTGTCCACCATGTCCAAGTACTACAACGATTGCTACGCGGTGCTGCGCGACGCCGACGTCTTCCCCATTGAGGTGGACCTGGCGCACACCACGCTGGCCTACGGCCTCGGCCAGGATGAGTTCACCGACGGGGAGGACGAGGAGGACGAAGACGACGAGGACACGGCAGCCGGGGAGCCGTCCGGGGACGCGCGAGGGGCTGCCGGGCCCCTGGACAAGGGTGGGAGCTGGTGTGACTCCTGA
- the PICK1 gene encoding PRKCA-binding protein isoform X2 has translation MFADLDYDIEEDKLGIPTVPGKVTLQKDAQNLIGISIGGGAQYCPCLYIVQVFDNTPAALDGTVAAGDEITGVNGRSIKGKTKVEVAKMIQEVKGEVTIHYNKLQADPKQGMSLDIVLKKVKHRLVENMSSGTADALGLSRAILCNDGLVKRLEELERTAELYKGMTEHTKNLLRAFYELSQTHRAFGDVFSVIGVREPQPAASEAFVKFADAHRSIEKFGIRLLKTIKPMLTDLNTYLNKAIPDTRLTIKKYLDVKFEYLSYCLKVKEMDDEEYSCIALGEPLYRVSTGNYEYRLILRCRQEARARFSQMRKDVLEKMELLDQKHGHRVPAAAPRVHHVQVLQRLLRGAARRRRLPH, from the exons ATGTTCGCGGACTTGGATTATGACATCGAGGAGGATAAACT CGGGATCCCGACTGTGCCCGGGAAGGTGACCCTGCAGAAGGACGCCCAGAACCTGATCGGGATCAGCATTGGAGGAGGCGCTCAGTATTGCCCCTGCCTCTATATTGTTCAG GTGTTTGACAACACCCCAGCGGCCCTGGACGGCACTGTGGCAGCCGGTGACGAGATCACCGGGGTCAATGGCAGGTCAATCAAGGGCAAAACCAAGGTGGAAGTGGCGAAGATGATTCAGGAGGTGAAG GGGGAAGTGACGATCCACTACAACAAGCTGCAGGCAGACCCTAAGCAGGGCATGTCCCTGGACATTG TGCTGAAGAAGGTAAAGCATCGCCTGGTGGAGAACATGAGTTCGGGGACCGCAGACGCCCTGGGCCTGAGCCGGGCCATCCTGTGCAACG ACGGGCTTGTGAAGAGGCTGGAGGAGCTGGAGCGGACCGCCGAGCTGTATAAAG GAATGACGGAACACACCAAGAACCTCCTCCGGGCCTTTTATGAGCTGTCACAGACACACCGGG CCTTTGGGGACGTGTTCTCCGTCATCGGGGTGCGGGAGCCCCAGCCAGCAGCGAGTGAGGCTTTCGTGAAGTTTGCCGACGCCCACCGCAGCATCGAGAAGTTCGGCATCCGGCTGCTGAAAACCATCAAGCCG ATGCTGACAGATCTGAACACGTACCTCAACAAAGCCATCCCAGACACTCGCCTCACCATCAAGAAGTACCTGGATGTGAAGTTTGAGTACCTA TCCTACTGCCTGAAGGTGAAGGAGATGGACGACGAGGAGTACAGCTGCATC gccctgggggagcCCCTGTATCGTGTGAGCACTGGCAACTACGAGTACCGCCTGATCCTGCGCTGTCGCCAGGAGGCCCGCGCCCGCTTCTCCCAGATGCGCAAGGACGTGCTGGAGAAGATGGAGTTGCTAGACCAGAAGCACG GACATCGTGTTCCAGCTGCAGCGCCTCGTGTCCACCATGTCCAAGTACTACAACGATTGCTACGCGGTGCTGCGCGACGCCGACGTCTTCCCCATTGA